One Candidatus Poribacteria bacterium genomic window carries:
- a CDS encoding RraA family protein yields MGAIGPEVLQKLRTFDTPTICNLIELFDVRPRNTGYMDGRIRACFPEMPPMVGFAATATFRSSAPPRSGDAYSGTDTQVERFGDLSGPPVVVFQDLDDPAVAATFGEVMCTTYQAFGSVGIVTSGAGRDLDQVRDIGFPAFTGGTICSHAYCHILQVHVPIHVGGIAVYPDDLLHGDVNGITTIPHDIASELADIGDEFIAAEGVILEALKSGNPSPDVLRKARQESGARIGKLREQVTRAR; encoded by the coding sequence ATGGGCGCGATCGGACCCGAAGTGCTCCAGAAGCTCCGGACCTTCGACACGCCGACCATCTGCAATCTCATCGAGCTGTTCGATGTGCGCCCGCGGAACACGGGCTACATGGACGGACGCATCCGAGCGTGCTTCCCGGAGATGCCCCCGATGGTCGGATTCGCCGCGACCGCGACGTTCCGATCCTCAGCCCCGCCCAGGAGCGGCGACGCCTACTCCGGCACGGACACGCAGGTCGAGCGCTTCGGGGACTTGTCGGGTCCGCCCGTGGTCGTGTTCCAGGACTTGGACGACCCAGCCGTCGCGGCGACCTTCGGCGAAGTCATGTGCACGACGTACCAGGCGTTCGGTTCCGTAGGCATCGTCACCAGCGGCGCAGGACGCGATCTCGACCAGGTGCGAGACATCGGATTCCCTGCGTTCACTGGCGGCACGATCTGCTCGCACGCGTACTGCCACATCCTCCAGGTTCACGTGCCGATCCACGTCGGTGGCATCGCCGTCTATCCTGACGACCTGCTGCATGGCGACGTGAATGGCATCACGACCATCCCCCATGACATCGCGTCCGAGCTGGCGGACATCGGCGACGAGTTCATCGCGGCGGAGGGCGTCATCCTCGAAGCGCTGAAGAGCGGGAACCCGTCACCGGACGTGCTCCGCAAGGCGCGTCAGGAATCCGGCGCTCGCATCGGCAAGCTCCGCGAGCAGGTGACGCGGGCTCGCTGA